A part of Patagioenas fasciata isolate bPatFas1 chromosome 28, bPatFas1.hap1, whole genome shotgun sequence genomic DNA contains:
- the ERBB3 gene encoding receptor tyrosine-protein kinase erbB-3 isoform X2, with the protein MGGQGPHGGGNRGHQQRAVTTTECPGRGGRGWGQGAVPAVCAGTLNGLSVTGDAQHQYQTLHRMYNNCEIVMGNLEIVLIDHAQDLSFLQTIREVTGYILIAMNVFSSLPLRNLRVIRGTQFYEEKFALFVLLNYNPNATHALRHLGLNQLTEILAGGVYIEKNAQLCHVDTVEWRDIMRDPRLEPVVGDNGKACPPCHESCGGHCWGPGPEDCQKLTKTICAPQCNGRCFGRAPNECCHEECAGGCTGPLQTHCFACRHFNDSGACVPLCPQPLIYNKLTFQLEPNPDTKYQYGGICVRSCPHNFVVDQSSCVRACPNDKMEVEKNGLKMCEPCGGLCPKACEGTGAGSKYQTVDSSNIDTFVNCTKILGNLDFLITGLEGDPWRNISALDPEKLNVFRTVREITGYLNIQSWPKHMHNFSVFSNLVTIGGRSLYNRGFSLLIMKNENVTSLGLRSLREVSAGRVYITENRRLCYLHTLHWAALSRRRSDLDIRNNKPRSKCQQEGKVCDPLCSAEGCWGPGPGQCLSCRHYSRRGVCVPTCHFTQGDTREFAQGGECFECHPECERIEGNVTCNGSGADTCTRCAHYRDGPHCVESCPDGVLGERGPIYKYPDATRECRPCHENCTRGCVGPLLRDCLGEALPVSRKTPTVVAVAAVGGLFLCCSCVLLALLYWRSKKIQKKRAMRRYLERGESLEPLDPSEKANKVLARIFKETELKRLKVLGSGVFGTVHKGIWIPDGDSIKIPVSIKVIQDWSGQQSFHAVTDHMLAIGSLDHAYIVRLLGICPGPRLQLVTQLLPLGSLLDYVRKNRDTISPQLLLNWCVQVAKGMYYLEEHRMVHRNLAARNVLLKSPSQAQVADFGIADLLYPDDKKYFYNEVKTPIKWMALESIHFGKYTHQSDVWSYGVTLWEMMTFGAEPYAGIRLAEVPDLLEKGERLSQPPICTIDVYMVMVKCWMIDENIRPTFKELANEFTRMARDPPRYLVIKESGTAPPAEPPTLSDKELDEMETLELEEEEEELDGPFGLTGLYPPRPRGSCTRSPSLLSPPAGYIPMNQPGLGARQGGGCRPPRRSRQESLGRTVSESSEGRGTGSELEPEGGSLSGGSLCRSLRSRGDSAYLSQRESFPPPPPSSEGSEEDANGYVTPNCAGRETDPVGGSMPEEEEEYEYMNRRPGGVPGAPPPRPASLEELGYEYMEVGSEPGAPPGQEDEEDYEYMNKQPRLSRSLGSVTGGGPGPRHDLASPRHDGYTDMRPGEAPPAPREDEQGYEEMEAVLAPRCPGCRGPPALGPPAMKPLRSLEASDCAFDNPDYWHSRLFAKADAQRT; encoded by the exons ATGGGGGGACAAGGACCCCACGGAGGAGGCAACCGTGGCCACCAACAGCGGGCTGTGACCACCACGGAGTGCCCGGGGCGCGGTGGCCGCGGTTGGGGACAGGGCGCTGTCCCCGCAGTGTGCGCGGGGACGCTGAACGGGCTGAGCGTGACGGGGGACGCCCAGCACCAGTACCAGACGCTGCACAGGATGTACAACAACTGCGAGATCGTGATGGGCAACCTGGAGATCGTCCTCATCGACCACGCGCAGGACCTGTCCTTCCTGCAG accATCCGGGAGGTGACGGGTTACATCCTGATCGCCATGAACGTCTTCTCGTCGCTGCCGCTGCGCAACCTGCGCGTCATCCGCGGGACGCAGTTCTACGAGGAGAAGTTCGCGCTGTTCGTGCTGCTCAACTACAACCCCAACGCCACCCACGCCCTGCGACACCTCGGCCTCAACCAGCTCACAG AGATCCTGGCCGGCGGCGTCTACATCGAGAAGAACGCGCAGCTGTGCCACGTGGACACGGTGGAGTGGAGGGACATCATGCGGGACCCCCGCCTGGAGCCCGTCGTGGGGGACAACGGCAAGGCCT GCCCCCCGTGCCACGAGAGCTGCGGTGGCCACTGCTGGGGACCCGGCCCTGAGGATTGCCAGaaat TGACGAAGACCATCTGTGCCCCCCAGTGCAACGGGCGCTGCTTCGGGCGGGCGCCCAACGAGTGTTGCCACGAGGAGTGCGCGGGGGGCTGCACCGGCCCCCTGCAGACACACTGCTTC GCCTGCCGCCACTTCAACGACAGCGGCGCGtgcgtccccctgtgtccccagcccctcatCTACAACAAACTCACCTTCCAGCTGGAGCCCAACCCCGACACCAAGTACCAATACGGGGGTATCTGCGTCCGGAGCTGCCCAC ACAATTTCGTGGTGGACCAGAGCTCCTGCGTCCGCGCCTGCCCCAATGACAAGATGGAGGTGGAGAAGAATGGGCTGAAGATGTGTGAGCCCTGCGGGGGGCTGTGCCCCAAAG cGTGCGAGGGCACCGGAGCGGGCAGCAAGTACCAAACCGTGGACTCCAGCAACATCGACACCTTCGTGAACTGCACCAAGATCCTGGGCAACCTGGATTTCCTCATCACCGGCCTGGAGGg GGATCCTTGGCGCAACATCTCGGCGCTGGACCCCGAGAAGCTGAATGTGTTCCGGACAGTGCGGGAGATCACGG GGTACCTGAACATCCAGTCCTGGCCCAAGCACATGCACAACTTCAGCGTCTTCTCCAACCTGGTCACCATCGGGGGACGGAGCTTGTACAA CCGAGGTTTCTCTCTGCTGATCATGAAGAACGAGAACGTGACGTCGCTGGGGCTGCGCTCGCTGCGGGAGGTGAGCGCGGGGCGCGTGTACATCACCGAGAACCGGCGGCTCTGCTACCTGCACACGCTGCACTGGGCCGCGCTCAGCCGCCGCCGCAGCGACCTGGACATCCGCAACAACAAACCCCGCAGCAAGTGCC AGCAAGAGGGGAAGGTGTGCGACCCGCTGTGCTCCGCCGAGGGCTGCtggggaccggggccgggacagTGCCTGTCCTGCCGCCACTACAGCCGCCGCGGCGTCTGCGTCCCCACCTGCCACTtcacacaggg GGACACGCGGGAGTTCGCCCAGGGGGGCGAGTGCTTCGAGTGCCACCCGGAGTGCGAGCGCATCGAGGGCAACGTCACCTGCAACGGCTCG GGCGCCGACACCTGCACCCGCTGCGCCCACTACCGGGACGGGCCGCACTGCGTGGAGAGCTGTCCCGACGGCGTCCTGGGCGAGCGCGGCCCCATCTACAAATACCCCGATGCCACCCGCGAGTGCCGGCCCTGCCATGAGAACTGCACCCGTGG GTGCGtggggccgctgctgcgggacTGTCTGGGGGAGGCGCTGCCCGTCTCCAG GAAAACGCCGACGGTGGTTGCGGTGGCGGCGGTGGGGGGGTTgttcctctgctgctcctgcGTCCTCCTCGCCCTTCTCTACTGGCGCAGCAAGAAGATCCAGAAGAAACGGGCGATGCGGCGCTACCTGGAGCGGGGGGAG AGCCTGGAGCCGCTGGACCCCAGTGAAAAAGCCAACAAGGTGCTCGCCCGCATCTTCAAGGAGACGGAGCTGAAGCGCCTGAAGGTTTTGGGCTCCGGCGTCTTCGGGACGGTGCACAAG GGCATCTGGATCCCCGACGGCGACTCCATCAAGATCCCGGTGAGCATCAAGGTGATCCAGGACTGGAGCGGGCAGCAGTCATTCCATGCCGTCACCGAT CACATGCTGGCCATCGGCAGCCTGGACCATGCGTACATCGTGCGGCTGCTGGGCATCTGCCCTGGCCCCCGCTTGCAGCTGGTGACACAGCTGCTGCCCCTGGGCTCCCTGCTCGACTACGTGCGCAAGAACCGCGACACCATcagcccccagctgctcctcaacTGGTGCGTCCAGGTGGCCAAG GGGATGTACTACCTGGAGGAGCATCGCATGGTGCATCGCAACCTGGCCGCCCGCAACGTGCTGCTCAAGTCCCCCAGCCAGGCGCAGGTGGCGGATTTTGGCATCGCCGACCTGCTCTATCCCGATGACAAGAAGTATTTCTACAACGAGGTcaag acccccatcaAGTGGATGGCGCTGGAGAGCATCCACTTTGGGAAGTACACGCACCAGAGCGACGTGTGGAGCTACG GGGTGACGCTCTGGGAGATGATGACGTTCGGGGCCGAGCCGTACGCCGGGATCCGGCTGGCCGAGGTGCCGGATCTGCTGGAGAAGGGCGAGCGGCTGTCGCAGCCCCCGATCTGCACCATCGACGTCTACATGGTCATGGTGAAGT gctGGATGATCGACGAGAACATCCGTCCCACCTTCAAGGAGCTGGCGAACGAGTTCACCCGCATGGCCCGCGACCCCCCCCGCTACCTGGTCATCAAG GAGAGCGGGACCGCCCCCCCCGCTGAGCCCCCCACCCTCAGCGACAAGGAGCTGGATGAGATGGAGAcgctggagctggaggaggaggaggaggagctggaTGGGCCCTTCGGCCTCACCGGGCTCTACCCCCCCCGCCCTCGGGGCAGCTGCACCCGG agTCCCAGCCTGCTCAGCCCCCCTGCCGGCTACATCCCCATGAACCAGCCTGGCCTCGGCGCCCGCCAG ggcGGGGGGTGCCGTCCCCCCCGGCGCAGCCGCCAGGAGTCGCTGGGCCGGACGGTGTCGGAGTCCTCGGAGGGCCGGGGCACGGGGTCGGAGCTGGAGCCCGAGGGGGGGTCGCTGTCGGGGGGCAGCCTGTGCCGCAGCCTGCGCTCGCGGGGCGACAGCGCCTACCTGTCCCAGCGGGAGagcttcccccccccgccccccagcagCGAGGGCAGCGAGGAGGACGCCAACGGCTACGTCACCCCCAACTGCGCCgggaggg AGACGGACCCCGTGGGGGGCTCGatgccggaggaggaggaggagtacgAATACATGAACCGGCggcctgggggggtcccgggagcccccccgccccgtccggCCTCGCTGGAGGAGCTGGGCTACGAATACATGGAGGTGGGTTCGGAACCGGGGGCCCCCCCGGGGCAGGAGGACGAGGAAGACTACGAGTACATGAACAAACAGCCGCGGCTGAGCCGCTCGCTGGGCAGCGTCACTGGGGGGGGGCCGGGCCCCCGACACGACCTCGCGTCCCCCCGACACGACGGCTACACCGACATGCGCCCCGGggaggcccccccggccccccgggaGGACGAGCAGGGCTACGAGGAGATGGAAGCCGTGCTGGCCCCACGCTGCCCCGGCTGCCGCGGCCCCCCGGCGCTGGGCCCCCCCGCCATGAAGCCCCTGCGGAGCCTGGAGGCCTCGGACTGCGCCTTCGACAACCCCGACTACTGGCACAGCCGCCTCTTCGCCAAGGCGGACGCGCAGCGGAcgtag
- the ERBB3 gene encoding receptor tyrosine-protein kinase erbB-3 isoform X1 — protein MGGQGPHGGGNRGHQQRAVTTTECPGRGGRGWGQGAVPAVCAGTLNGLSVTGDAQHQYQTLHRMYNNCEIVMGNLEIVLIDHAQDLSFLQTIREVTGYILIAMNVFSSLPLRNLRVIRGTQFYEEKFALFVLLNYNPNATHALRHLGLNQLTEILAGGVYIEKNAQLCHVDTVEWRDIMRDPRLEPVVGDNGKACPPCHESCGGHCWGPGPEDCQKLTKTICAPQCNGRCFGRAPNECCHEECAGGCTGPLQTHCFACRHFNDSGACVPLCPQPLIYNKLTFQLEPNPDTKYQYGGICVRSCPHNFVVDQSSCVRACPNDKMEVEKNGLKMCEPCGGLCPKACEGTGAGSKYQTVDSSNIDTFVNCTKILGNLDFLITGLEGDPWRNISALDPEKLNVFRTVREITGYLNIQSWPKHMHNFSVFSNLVTIGGRSLYNRGFSLLIMKNENVTSLGLRSLREVSAGRVYITENRRLCYLHTLHWAALSRRRSDLDIRNNKPRSKCQQEGKVCDPLCSAEGCWGPGPGQCLSCRHYSRRGVCVPTCHFTQGDTREFAQGGECFECHPECERIEGNVTCNGSGADTCTRCAHYRDGPHCVESCPDGVLGERGPIYKYPDATRECRPCHENCTRGCVGPLLRDCLGEALPVSRKTPTVVAVAAVGGLFLCCSCVLLALLYWRSKKIQKKRAMRRYLERGESLEPLDPSEKANKVLARIFKETELKRLKVLGSGVFGTVHKGIWIPDGDSIKIPVSIKVIQDWSGQQSFHAVTDHMLAIGSLDHAYIVRLLGICPGPRLQLVTQLLPLGSLLDYVRKNRDTISPQLLLNWCVQVAKGMYYLEEHRMVHRNLAARNVLLKSPSQAQVADFGIADLLYPDDKKYFYNEVKTPIKWMALESIHFGKYTHQSDVWSYGVTLWEMMTFGAEPYAGIRLAEVPDLLEKGERLSQPPICTIDVYMVMVKCWMIDENIRPTFKELANEFTRMARDPPRYLVIKQESGTAPPAEPPTLSDKELDEMETLELEEEEEELDGPFGLTGLYPPRPRGSCTRSPSLLSPPAGYIPMNQPGLGARQGGGCRPPRRSRQESLGRTVSESSEGRGTGSELEPEGGSLSGGSLCRSLRSRGDSAYLSQRESFPPPPPSSEGSEEDANGYVTPNCAGRETDPVGGSMPEEEEEYEYMNRRPGGVPGAPPPRPASLEELGYEYMEVGSEPGAPPGQEDEEDYEYMNKQPRLSRSLGSVTGGGPGPRHDLASPRHDGYTDMRPGEAPPAPREDEQGYEEMEAVLAPRCPGCRGPPALGPPAMKPLRSLEASDCAFDNPDYWHSRLFAKADAQRT, from the exons ATGGGGGGACAAGGACCCCACGGAGGAGGCAACCGTGGCCACCAACAGCGGGCTGTGACCACCACGGAGTGCCCGGGGCGCGGTGGCCGCGGTTGGGGACAGGGCGCTGTCCCCGCAGTGTGCGCGGGGACGCTGAACGGGCTGAGCGTGACGGGGGACGCCCAGCACCAGTACCAGACGCTGCACAGGATGTACAACAACTGCGAGATCGTGATGGGCAACCTGGAGATCGTCCTCATCGACCACGCGCAGGACCTGTCCTTCCTGCAG accATCCGGGAGGTGACGGGTTACATCCTGATCGCCATGAACGTCTTCTCGTCGCTGCCGCTGCGCAACCTGCGCGTCATCCGCGGGACGCAGTTCTACGAGGAGAAGTTCGCGCTGTTCGTGCTGCTCAACTACAACCCCAACGCCACCCACGCCCTGCGACACCTCGGCCTCAACCAGCTCACAG AGATCCTGGCCGGCGGCGTCTACATCGAGAAGAACGCGCAGCTGTGCCACGTGGACACGGTGGAGTGGAGGGACATCATGCGGGACCCCCGCCTGGAGCCCGTCGTGGGGGACAACGGCAAGGCCT GCCCCCCGTGCCACGAGAGCTGCGGTGGCCACTGCTGGGGACCCGGCCCTGAGGATTGCCAGaaat TGACGAAGACCATCTGTGCCCCCCAGTGCAACGGGCGCTGCTTCGGGCGGGCGCCCAACGAGTGTTGCCACGAGGAGTGCGCGGGGGGCTGCACCGGCCCCCTGCAGACACACTGCTTC GCCTGCCGCCACTTCAACGACAGCGGCGCGtgcgtccccctgtgtccccagcccctcatCTACAACAAACTCACCTTCCAGCTGGAGCCCAACCCCGACACCAAGTACCAATACGGGGGTATCTGCGTCCGGAGCTGCCCAC ACAATTTCGTGGTGGACCAGAGCTCCTGCGTCCGCGCCTGCCCCAATGACAAGATGGAGGTGGAGAAGAATGGGCTGAAGATGTGTGAGCCCTGCGGGGGGCTGTGCCCCAAAG cGTGCGAGGGCACCGGAGCGGGCAGCAAGTACCAAACCGTGGACTCCAGCAACATCGACACCTTCGTGAACTGCACCAAGATCCTGGGCAACCTGGATTTCCTCATCACCGGCCTGGAGGg GGATCCTTGGCGCAACATCTCGGCGCTGGACCCCGAGAAGCTGAATGTGTTCCGGACAGTGCGGGAGATCACGG GGTACCTGAACATCCAGTCCTGGCCCAAGCACATGCACAACTTCAGCGTCTTCTCCAACCTGGTCACCATCGGGGGACGGAGCTTGTACAA CCGAGGTTTCTCTCTGCTGATCATGAAGAACGAGAACGTGACGTCGCTGGGGCTGCGCTCGCTGCGGGAGGTGAGCGCGGGGCGCGTGTACATCACCGAGAACCGGCGGCTCTGCTACCTGCACACGCTGCACTGGGCCGCGCTCAGCCGCCGCCGCAGCGACCTGGACATCCGCAACAACAAACCCCGCAGCAAGTGCC AGCAAGAGGGGAAGGTGTGCGACCCGCTGTGCTCCGCCGAGGGCTGCtggggaccggggccgggacagTGCCTGTCCTGCCGCCACTACAGCCGCCGCGGCGTCTGCGTCCCCACCTGCCACTtcacacaggg GGACACGCGGGAGTTCGCCCAGGGGGGCGAGTGCTTCGAGTGCCACCCGGAGTGCGAGCGCATCGAGGGCAACGTCACCTGCAACGGCTCG GGCGCCGACACCTGCACCCGCTGCGCCCACTACCGGGACGGGCCGCACTGCGTGGAGAGCTGTCCCGACGGCGTCCTGGGCGAGCGCGGCCCCATCTACAAATACCCCGATGCCACCCGCGAGTGCCGGCCCTGCCATGAGAACTGCACCCGTGG GTGCGtggggccgctgctgcgggacTGTCTGGGGGAGGCGCTGCCCGTCTCCAG GAAAACGCCGACGGTGGTTGCGGTGGCGGCGGTGGGGGGGTTgttcctctgctgctcctgcGTCCTCCTCGCCCTTCTCTACTGGCGCAGCAAGAAGATCCAGAAGAAACGGGCGATGCGGCGCTACCTGGAGCGGGGGGAG AGCCTGGAGCCGCTGGACCCCAGTGAAAAAGCCAACAAGGTGCTCGCCCGCATCTTCAAGGAGACGGAGCTGAAGCGCCTGAAGGTTTTGGGCTCCGGCGTCTTCGGGACGGTGCACAAG GGCATCTGGATCCCCGACGGCGACTCCATCAAGATCCCGGTGAGCATCAAGGTGATCCAGGACTGGAGCGGGCAGCAGTCATTCCATGCCGTCACCGAT CACATGCTGGCCATCGGCAGCCTGGACCATGCGTACATCGTGCGGCTGCTGGGCATCTGCCCTGGCCCCCGCTTGCAGCTGGTGACACAGCTGCTGCCCCTGGGCTCCCTGCTCGACTACGTGCGCAAGAACCGCGACACCATcagcccccagctgctcctcaacTGGTGCGTCCAGGTGGCCAAG GGGATGTACTACCTGGAGGAGCATCGCATGGTGCATCGCAACCTGGCCGCCCGCAACGTGCTGCTCAAGTCCCCCAGCCAGGCGCAGGTGGCGGATTTTGGCATCGCCGACCTGCTCTATCCCGATGACAAGAAGTATTTCTACAACGAGGTcaag acccccatcaAGTGGATGGCGCTGGAGAGCATCCACTTTGGGAAGTACACGCACCAGAGCGACGTGTGGAGCTACG GGGTGACGCTCTGGGAGATGATGACGTTCGGGGCCGAGCCGTACGCCGGGATCCGGCTGGCCGAGGTGCCGGATCTGCTGGAGAAGGGCGAGCGGCTGTCGCAGCCCCCGATCTGCACCATCGACGTCTACATGGTCATGGTGAAGT gctGGATGATCGACGAGAACATCCGTCCCACCTTCAAGGAGCTGGCGAACGAGTTCACCCGCATGGCCCGCGACCCCCCCCGCTACCTGGTCATCAAG CAGGAGAGCGGGACCGCCCCCCCCGCTGAGCCCCCCACCCTCAGCGACAAGGAGCTGGATGAGATGGAGAcgctggagctggaggaggaggaggaggagctggaTGGGCCCTTCGGCCTCACCGGGCTCTACCCCCCCCGCCCTCGGGGCAGCTGCACCCGG agTCCCAGCCTGCTCAGCCCCCCTGCCGGCTACATCCCCATGAACCAGCCTGGCCTCGGCGCCCGCCAG ggcGGGGGGTGCCGTCCCCCCCGGCGCAGCCGCCAGGAGTCGCTGGGCCGGACGGTGTCGGAGTCCTCGGAGGGCCGGGGCACGGGGTCGGAGCTGGAGCCCGAGGGGGGGTCGCTGTCGGGGGGCAGCCTGTGCCGCAGCCTGCGCTCGCGGGGCGACAGCGCCTACCTGTCCCAGCGGGAGagcttcccccccccgccccccagcagCGAGGGCAGCGAGGAGGACGCCAACGGCTACGTCACCCCCAACTGCGCCgggaggg AGACGGACCCCGTGGGGGGCTCGatgccggaggaggaggaggagtacgAATACATGAACCGGCggcctgggggggtcccgggagcccccccgccccgtccggCCTCGCTGGAGGAGCTGGGCTACGAATACATGGAGGTGGGTTCGGAACCGGGGGCCCCCCCGGGGCAGGAGGACGAGGAAGACTACGAGTACATGAACAAACAGCCGCGGCTGAGCCGCTCGCTGGGCAGCGTCACTGGGGGGGGGCCGGGCCCCCGACACGACCTCGCGTCCCCCCGACACGACGGCTACACCGACATGCGCCCCGGggaggcccccccggccccccgggaGGACGAGCAGGGCTACGAGGAGATGGAAGCCGTGCTGGCCCCACGCTGCCCCGGCTGCCGCGGCCCCCCGGCGCTGGGCCCCCCCGCCATGAAGCCCCTGCGGAGCCTGGAGGCCTCGGACTGCGCCTTCGACAACCCCGACTACTGGCACAGCCGCCTCTTCGCCAAGGCGGACGCGCAGCGGAcgtag